One genomic segment of Oncorhynchus mykiss isolate Arlee chromosome 10, USDA_OmykA_1.1, whole genome shotgun sequence includes these proteins:
- the LOC110533369 gene encoding prolyl 4-hydroxylase subunit alpha-2 isoform X1: MRKYPSLLSLALVCCYCSVQAEVFTSIGQMTDLIYTEKELVQSLKEYIKAEESKLDAVKSWANKLDVLTRASTLDPEGYLAHPVNAYKLMKRLNTEWSELESLVLQDPSDGFISNMTVHRQYFPDQEDEKGAAKALMRLQDTYKLDSESFARGKLPGMHHNAILTVDDCYDMGKTAYNEADYYHAVLWMQQALRQMDAEEEHVVSKADVLDYLSYSVYQMGDLPRAIELTRRLVAIDSSHQRAGGNLRYFEKLLSKQLNELNQEGQEPATEEPIQLGTYKRPNDYLPEREIYEALCRGEGVKMTTERRSRLYCRYHDGNRNPRLLLQPMKEEDEWDSPHIVRYLNALSDQEIEKIKELAKPRLARATVRDPITGILTTANYRVSKSAWLEGEEDPVIERVNQRIEDITGLTTQTAELLQIANYGVGGQYEPHFDFSRKEEPDAFKTLGTGNRLATFLNYMSDVEAGGATVFPDFGAAIYPKKGTAVFWYNLFRSGEGDYRTRHAACPVLVGSKWVSNKWIHERGQEFRRPCGLTEVD; the protein is encoded by the exons ATGAGAAAATACCCGTCCCTCCTCTCCCTGGCTCTGGTCTGCTGCTACTGTAGCGTACAGGCTGAAGTTTTCACCTCTATAG GTCAAATGACAGACCTGATATACACAGAGAAGGAGTTGGTTCAGTCCTTGAAAGAATACATCAAAGCAGAGGAATCCAAACTAGATGCTGTGAAAAG CTGGGCCAACAAGCTGGACGTGCTGACGCGTGCCTCCACCTTAGACCCGGAGGGCTACCTGGCCCACCCCGTCAACGCCTACAAGCTGATGAAGAGGCTCAACACGGAGTGGTCCGAGCTGGAGAGCCTGGTGCTGCAGGACCCTTCAGACG GGTTTATCTCCAACATGACAGTACACAGGCAGTACTTCCCTGACCAGGAGGATGAGAAAGGTGCTGCCAAGGCACTGATGCGTCTCCAGGACACGTACAAACTGGACTCTGAGAGTTTCGCCAGGGGCAAACTGCCAG GGATGCACCACAATGCCATCCTGACAGTGGATGACTGTTACGATATGGGGAAGACGGCTTACAACGAGGCAGACTACTACCACGCAGTGCTGTGGATGCAGCAGGCCCTCAGGCAGATGGATGCAGAGGAGGAGCACGTGGTGTCCAAGGCCGATGTCCTGGACTATCTCAGCTACTCCGTCTACCAGATGGGAGACCTGCCCCGCGCCATCGAGTTGACACGCCGCCTAGTGGCCATCG ACTCTAGCCACCAGAGGGCAGGAGGAAACCTGCGTTACTTTGAGAAGCTGCTGTCCAAGCAGCTGAACGAGCTGAACCAGGAGGGCCAGGAGCCAGCCACAGAGGAGCCCATCCAGCTGGGGACCTACAAGAGACCCAATGACTACCTGCCTGAAAGGGAGATCTACGAGGCCCTGTGCAGGGGAGAGGGAGTCAAAATG ACCACTGAGAGGCGCAGCCGGCTGTACTGCCGCTACCATGACGGGAACAGGAACCCTCGTCTGCTGCTCCAGCCcatgaaggaggaggatgagTGGGACAGCCCACACATCGTCCGCTACCTCAACGCTCTGTCAGACCAGGAGATAGAGAAGATCAAGGAGCTGGCCAAGCCCAGG CTTGCAAGAGCTACTGTTAGAGACCCCATAACAGGCATTCTGACCACAGCAAACTACAGGGTATCCAAAAG TGCGTGGCTGGAGGGGGAAGAGGACCCTGTTATTGAACGCGTCAACCAAAGGATAGAGGACATCACAGGTCTGACAACGCAGACTGCCGAACTACTCCAG ATTGCTAACTATGGGGTCGGAGGACAATACGAGCCACATTTTGATTTCTCCAGG AAAGAGGAACCTGATGCTTTCAAAACATTAGGCACTGGAAATCGTCTGGCTACTTTTTTAAATTAC ATGAGTGATGTTGAAGCTGGAGGAGCCACTGTGTTTCCAGACTTTGGAGCAGCTATCTATCCCAAAAAG GGAACTGCAGTCTTCTGGTACAACCTCTTTAGGAGTGGAGAGGGagactacaggaccagacacGCTGCCTGTCCTGTGTTAGTAGGAAGTAAATGGG TGTCCAACAAATGGATCCATGAGCGAGGTCAAGAGTTTAGGAGGCCATGTGGCCTGACAGAAGTGGACTGA
- the LOC110533369 gene encoding prolyl 4-hydroxylase subunit alpha-2 isoform X3, with protein sequence MRKYPSLLSLALVCCYCSVQAEVFTSIGQMTDLIYTEKELVQSLKEYIKAEESKLDAVKSWANKLDVLTRASTLDPEGYLAHPVNAYKLMKRLNTEWSELESLVLQDPSDGFISNMTVHRQYFPDQEDEKGAAKALMRLQDTYKLDSESFARGKLPGMHHNAILTVDDCYDMGKTAYNEADYYHAVLWMQQALRQMDAEEEHVVSKADVLDYLSYSVYQMGDLPRAIELTRRLVAIDSSHQRAGGNLRYFEKLLSKQLNELNQEGQEPATEEPIQLGTYKRPNDYLPEREIYEALCRGEGVKMTTERRSRLYCRYHDGNRNPRLLLQPMKEEDEWDSPHIVRYLNALSDQEIEKIKELAKPRLARATVRDPITGILTTANYRVSKSAWLEGEEDPVIERVNQRIEDITGLTTQTAELLQKEEPDAFKTLGTGNRLATFLNYMSDVEAGGATVFPDFGAAIYPKKGTAVFWYNLFRSGEGDYRTRHAACPVLVGSKWVSNKWIHERGQEFRRPCGLTEVD encoded by the exons ATGAGAAAATACCCGTCCCTCCTCTCCCTGGCTCTGGTCTGCTGCTACTGTAGCGTACAGGCTGAAGTTTTCACCTCTATAG GTCAAATGACAGACCTGATATACACAGAGAAGGAGTTGGTTCAGTCCTTGAAAGAATACATCAAAGCAGAGGAATCCAAACTAGATGCTGTGAAAAG CTGGGCCAACAAGCTGGACGTGCTGACGCGTGCCTCCACCTTAGACCCGGAGGGCTACCTGGCCCACCCCGTCAACGCCTACAAGCTGATGAAGAGGCTCAACACGGAGTGGTCCGAGCTGGAGAGCCTGGTGCTGCAGGACCCTTCAGACG GGTTTATCTCCAACATGACAGTACACAGGCAGTACTTCCCTGACCAGGAGGATGAGAAAGGTGCTGCCAAGGCACTGATGCGTCTCCAGGACACGTACAAACTGGACTCTGAGAGTTTCGCCAGGGGCAAACTGCCAG GGATGCACCACAATGCCATCCTGACAGTGGATGACTGTTACGATATGGGGAAGACGGCTTACAACGAGGCAGACTACTACCACGCAGTGCTGTGGATGCAGCAGGCCCTCAGGCAGATGGATGCAGAGGAGGAGCACGTGGTGTCCAAGGCCGATGTCCTGGACTATCTCAGCTACTCCGTCTACCAGATGGGAGACCTGCCCCGCGCCATCGAGTTGACACGCCGCCTAGTGGCCATCG ACTCTAGCCACCAGAGGGCAGGAGGAAACCTGCGTTACTTTGAGAAGCTGCTGTCCAAGCAGCTGAACGAGCTGAACCAGGAGGGCCAGGAGCCAGCCACAGAGGAGCCCATCCAGCTGGGGACCTACAAGAGACCCAATGACTACCTGCCTGAAAGGGAGATCTACGAGGCCCTGTGCAGGGGAGAGGGAGTCAAAATG ACCACTGAGAGGCGCAGCCGGCTGTACTGCCGCTACCATGACGGGAACAGGAACCCTCGTCTGCTGCTCCAGCCcatgaaggaggaggatgagTGGGACAGCCCACACATCGTCCGCTACCTCAACGCTCTGTCAGACCAGGAGATAGAGAAGATCAAGGAGCTGGCCAAGCCCAGG CTTGCAAGAGCTACTGTTAGAGACCCCATAACAGGCATTCTGACCACAGCAAACTACAGGGTATCCAAAAG TGCGTGGCTGGAGGGGGAAGAGGACCCTGTTATTGAACGCGTCAACCAAAGGATAGAGGACATCACAGGTCTGACAACGCAGACTGCCGAACTACTCCAG AAAGAGGAACCTGATGCTTTCAAAACATTAGGCACTGGAAATCGTCTGGCTACTTTTTTAAATTAC ATGAGTGATGTTGAAGCTGGAGGAGCCACTGTGTTTCCAGACTTTGGAGCAGCTATCTATCCCAAAAAG GGAACTGCAGTCTTCTGGTACAACCTCTTTAGGAGTGGAGAGGGagactacaggaccagacacGCTGCCTGTCCTGTGTTAGTAGGAAGTAAATGGG TGTCCAACAAATGGATCCATGAGCGAGGTCAAGAGTTTAGGAGGCCATGTGGCCTGACAGAAGTGGACTGA
- the LOC110533369 gene encoding prolyl 4-hydroxylase subunit alpha-2 isoform X2, whose amino-acid sequence MRKYPSLLSLALVCCYCSVQAEVFTSIGQMTDLIYTEKELVQSLKEYIKAEESKLDAVKSWANKLDVLTRASTLDPEGYLAHPVNAYKLMKRLNTEWSELESLVLQDPSDGFISNMTVHRQYFPDQEDEKGAAKALMRLQDTYKLDSESFARGKLPGMHHNAILTVDDCYDMGKTAYNEADYYHAVLWMQQALRQMDAEEEHVVSKADVLDYLSYSVYQMGDLPRAIELTRRLVAIDSSHQRAGGNLRYFEKLLSKQLNELNQEGQEPATEEPIQLGTYKRPNDYLPEREIYEALCRGEGVKMTTERRSRLYCRYHDGNRNPRLLLQPMKEEDEWDSPHIVRYLNALSDQEIEKIKELAKPRLARATVRDPITGILTTANYRVSKSAWLEGEEDPVIERVNQRIEDITGLTTQTAELLQIANYGVGGQYEPHFDFSRRPQDIMVDGNRLATFLNYMSDVEAGGATVFPDFGAAIYPKKGTAVFWYNLFRSGEGDYRTRHAACPVLVGSKWVSNKWIHERGQEFRRPCGLTEVD is encoded by the exons ATGAGAAAATACCCGTCCCTCCTCTCCCTGGCTCTGGTCTGCTGCTACTGTAGCGTACAGGCTGAAGTTTTCACCTCTATAG GTCAAATGACAGACCTGATATACACAGAGAAGGAGTTGGTTCAGTCCTTGAAAGAATACATCAAAGCAGAGGAATCCAAACTAGATGCTGTGAAAAG CTGGGCCAACAAGCTGGACGTGCTGACGCGTGCCTCCACCTTAGACCCGGAGGGCTACCTGGCCCACCCCGTCAACGCCTACAAGCTGATGAAGAGGCTCAACACGGAGTGGTCCGAGCTGGAGAGCCTGGTGCTGCAGGACCCTTCAGACG GGTTTATCTCCAACATGACAGTACACAGGCAGTACTTCCCTGACCAGGAGGATGAGAAAGGTGCTGCCAAGGCACTGATGCGTCTCCAGGACACGTACAAACTGGACTCTGAGAGTTTCGCCAGGGGCAAACTGCCAG GGATGCACCACAATGCCATCCTGACAGTGGATGACTGTTACGATATGGGGAAGACGGCTTACAACGAGGCAGACTACTACCACGCAGTGCTGTGGATGCAGCAGGCCCTCAGGCAGATGGATGCAGAGGAGGAGCACGTGGTGTCCAAGGCCGATGTCCTGGACTATCTCAGCTACTCCGTCTACCAGATGGGAGACCTGCCCCGCGCCATCGAGTTGACACGCCGCCTAGTGGCCATCG ACTCTAGCCACCAGAGGGCAGGAGGAAACCTGCGTTACTTTGAGAAGCTGCTGTCCAAGCAGCTGAACGAGCTGAACCAGGAGGGCCAGGAGCCAGCCACAGAGGAGCCCATCCAGCTGGGGACCTACAAGAGACCCAATGACTACCTGCCTGAAAGGGAGATCTACGAGGCCCTGTGCAGGGGAGAGGGAGTCAAAATG ACCACTGAGAGGCGCAGCCGGCTGTACTGCCGCTACCATGACGGGAACAGGAACCCTCGTCTGCTGCTCCAGCCcatgaaggaggaggatgagTGGGACAGCCCACACATCGTCCGCTACCTCAACGCTCTGTCAGACCAGGAGATAGAGAAGATCAAGGAGCTGGCCAAGCCCAGG CTTGCAAGAGCTACTGTTAGAGACCCCATAACAGGCATTCTGACCACAGCAAACTACAGGGTATCCAAAAG TGCGTGGCTGGAGGGGGAAGAGGACCCTGTTATTGAACGCGTCAACCAAAGGATAGAGGACATCACAGGTCTGACAACGCAGACTGCCGAACTACTCCAG ATTGCTAACTATGGGGTCGGAGGACAATACGAGCCACATTTTGATTTCTCCAGG CGTCCTCAGGACATCATGGTCGATGGAAATAGACTTGCTACCTTCCTGAACTAC ATGAGTGATGTTGAAGCTGGAGGAGCCACTGTGTTTCCAGACTTTGGAGCAGCTATCTATCCCAAAAAG GGAACTGCAGTCTTCTGGTACAACCTCTTTAGGAGTGGAGAGGGagactacaggaccagacacGCTGCCTGTCCTGTGTTAGTAGGAAGTAAATGGG TGTCCAACAAATGGATCCATGAGCGAGGTCAAGAGTTTAGGAGGCCATGTGGCCTGACAGAAGTGGACTGA